The genomic stretch gctattgcagcgcccggatcgcccagcgcaccgcctagcgcgaaaaaataaatttttttttccgaaacactatatatacgcgatttgttcgtcattttcattcgcaccacttgttttaacgagtactctctctatcttaatttctgttcaagatcaacaacgcaaaatgagtaatgctggtggtagtagtggtggtagcggaggggatgctgaggagtacgaacgtcgaatggccgaggcgttggacgcctatacgaccaacgcgataaaccaatggatggaaagggccttgcaaccggcgatacctcgacctcccccagtggtccaccgccgcagtgtgattgatcgggatcacgtagctgcacatcagcgcctatacgaagactactttgcacaggagcctcggttcaacgccaaccttttcaggcgtcgttttaggatgaccaggaacttgtttatgcgtattgtcaacgctttggagtctcgatatctgtatttccgcttcagacacgatgcgtctggcagacccggccacacacctattcaaaagtgcactgcggcaatccggcagttggcctacggaggcgcggcagacatgtgggacgagtatctccacatcggtgagacgactgccttgcaatgtctgaagaatttctgtctgggagtgatagaagtattcggtgatcagtatctgcgaaagcctacccccgaagactgccaagatctgttgcggatgcacgggagtcagcatgggttcccgggtatgttaggcagcatagattgtatgcattgggactggaagaactgtcccgcagcctggaaggggttctacacgtccggctacaagggaaagaatcccacgatgatcctggaggccgtagctgattaccggctttggatttggcacgcgtattttgggatagctggttcgaacaacgacctcaacgtcctcaactcgtcgccacttttcaacgagcagtgtcagggcgtcggtccggccatcagttttgtcgccaacggcaaccaacatgatatgggctactacttggcggatgggatataccctaggtggcccgtctttgtgaagacgatccgatgcccaggagatgcgaagaaggcctactttgcggcacagCAGGAGTCGGCgtgcaaggacgtggagcgcgcatttggtgtgctccagtctcgatgggcggcaattaagggtccaacgcgtttgtgggatgtccaatgcattgctgatatcatgtacgcatgtattatcatgcacaacatgattgtcgaagatgaaggtggcgaactgaccaattgggtcaacgacgataatgaagccggtccaagccacggcgtggccgcccccaacgtacggagtggggtacctcacgatgaagccggcctcttacaagcacacgccgacatgcgccaaacggcggctcatattcgactccaaaaggatttaattgaagagttatgggcacggaggattgaccgccattagttttttttaattatgtaatttttttaattaatgtactttttatattttattaatattagtgaattttctcatttttgtgtcgtaaatttaattccgtatattgtgtgatttttaattatttcattttgtatatatttgttaataatgatgtggatagtatgtggctgggctatggctgggctattgctgggctatttgcttgttttgatgatgtggcagaaggatttttagtgctgatgatgtggcagtggctgggctatggctgagctattgctggactattcctattgtggatggcctaaagaaAGGGAAAAACTAGTTTATGGAACGTGATGTATATAATATATTCGTCTGGTCATAATGTTTCCATTTTTCCAAAGAAAATGCTGAATTTAGTATTATAtccttccaaaaaaaaatttaattttagttttccattttagtctcaTTTCCTTTTACAAAAAACTTTCTTGCCATTTccttaaaaattattaaaaataaggAATCTAGTCGGAGTGGTTAGTGGATACACGTGAAATTGTTGATGAAACAACATTTGCAGAATAAAAGAGCCCCAACACTGTCAACATCCCAATCCAAATTATACTTAGCTGCCACATTTTCAAACCAGTAACCAAAACGTGCAAACCAACAAAATGTTTCATCCAAACCCCAGCTAAGGCCCTGTTTGTCCCACTGATTGAAAACCTCCAAGAAACTGTCTCAAAATGGAGCCCAACTCCAGAAATGAAGTCAATTTCCGAATGAGAAAACACATAGACAATTCAACACACTGAGACAATGAATGCAAGTCCAAACAGAGAATAGGCCAAGCCATTGACACTGTGGTAGGGAACCACGCCGTTATATGGCCAAGCCGAGGCTCCAAATCAGATCGACATCCGTCCATTTCCTACATCAACCCTCTTATGCAAACATGTTATACTAACATCcaaggaaaaaaaaagtgatgaTAAATACCctttacctttttttttctgTCAAGGGGTAGACCCCTTTTCAGCAAACATGCTATAACTTCCAAGAATGTGATGATAGCTAAGGTGAAAGCTACAAAAAATGTTACAACAACATTGTCCAAAATGCTAGTAAAATTCCATGATCATTGTGTTAAAAAAATAACAGCAAGGTTTTAAATGTGACTTCCTAATGCCATTTCAACCCAATACTAGAAGAATCCAAAAACACAGTTGGATTTACTGCATACTCCACATGAAAGGCAGCTCTCTTAGTTGATGACATGACAAAGGTTTCGAAGCCTTTTTCAGAGGTAAAATAATTGTATAAAGAGTACCTGAAATTGAAGGGTCCCTTGACTCCCTCCCTCTCATCCTCTTTGATACCATCACAACTTATAAAAAGGGTTCAAAACCACGACCACAACAAGTCTCATTTCGCATATTTTACCATGCTCGTGGGCGGGGTGGGGCTCCGCCCGCCTTTTGTCATCATCCACAGACAGCTTTATGCTTGTGAATACATAAAAAGAGCATCAAGATTTTGAGGGCCGACATTGCCGTAAAAGGGTCTAAAATCTCTGTTAATCATCaagtgaaaaaaaaacttaaccTGCAAAAAGGTCCCATCTTtaaactttataaataaaaggcCACATATTGGTGTAATTCAATCTGCATAGACAGCTAATCAgtactttcatttttttcatgcaTGAAACATTCAAAGTGATGAAGAGTATTCCAGTCAAGAAATTCTTCCATAAATAGGACAAAAGCATCACAAATTTATATTCCCTCACCTCTCTCTACCAACAATGAATCCTTCCAAATTCCCTCAAGGCAGCAGCAGCAACGAGTCGGGGTGGACGGCATATATAGGCTCTCCACACGACGACGGCGATGATGATCAAGAGCATAGCAAAGGTGGAGAAGAGCACAAGGAGAAAGATGCAGATAGTGATGATTCAATGGCTTCTGATGCTTCCTCTGCTCCCAGTGATCAGTTTGGGCATTATAACAAACACCTTGGCTACGGATATGGAAAGGGCACCAGCGAGAGGAAACATGGTGGTAAGAAAGAGCAAAAACAAGGCGATATGAAGCAGCATGCTGAGAAGATTAAGGCAGCAAAAGGCAATGCGGATTGCGCTACGAGATCGAGAAAGAAGTAAGAATCGTTTCAATTTTTTGTCCTTGTTCGAGGTGAATGAGTATATAAGGATTGCAGAAGTTAGCAATAAGACATTTTGCAGTGTGTTCATTCTAGTAAACAGCTAGAATTTGAATTAGACAGCAGCAAGCAAGCtgtctgattttttttttcagtagTGAAATAGCTGCTGATTCCATTTGTTCTTTGCTAGTTGCAATCGCATAATTAAGCTTGTCAATTTGGAAATGAAGTAAACTCGGACATGtgaaatgaagatgatgaaAAAATAATGTGAAATTCCCAACAAAAATAACTGTTTTAAAAAAGGTGGAATCGGACAAGAGGTTTGTTTATCTACATTAACCGGTTTTGTAATTTTTGACATATTGTAATAACATAAATCACTTAATTGTTACCACAACAGTTCAcatgtagtactattatttacaGTGACCAATTCCTATTATATACAGTAAGCAATTTCCAAGATGCTAAGGCATTGTATACAGTAAGCAATTTCCAAGatgctaagagcatctccaatggcggacgtccggtcggacatccggtcggacgtcgcgacgggcgaccgggacgtccgccattgtggcgtttagggtcggatacggacgtcccgtgaggacgtcgggtgtcctcggacgtcggcgcgacgggcgggcggacgtccgccattgtggcgtccagtcggacgtccggtcggacgtccagttttttaaattttttttttaaaactctatatatacggctcgtcgaattttatttcattcgcaccacttgtgttaacaagttactctctctacatctaatttcaagtatatctagaatgtctagtgaaagtgatagcgagaatgagttggaggtcgctgttgaaggtgcgatagagaggctgctacaacagaagttgcagcggcggcagcaggcggcggtacctcggccgatccatcgtcgaactcaagtaccccgtgaccacattgctgcacatattcggttgtatgcggactacttcgctccgcaaccgcgttttggggaagccttattccggcgacgctttaggatgcatcgtccgctgtttctgcacatcgtgggtgctttagagagaagatacctgtattttaggatcagagaggatgcagctggcaaacccggactcacgcccttgcagaagtgcactgtcgcaatcagacaactggcgtatggaggcgcggccgacatgtttgaCAAGTACCTCCatattggcgagtcgacagccgtcgagtgtctacagaatttttgcgcgggcgtgagagcgatattcggggagcggtatcttcggagtccgagcctcGAAGACTGTCAgatgctgatagatatgcatgggtcggtgcacgggttccctgggatgttgggcagcatagattgtatgcattgggaatggaagaactgcccgccgcctggaaggggatgtacactaccggcttcaaagccaagcatcccacgatgatccttgaagctgtagctgactaccggttgtggatatgacatgcttattttggagtcgtcgggtccaacaacgacatcaacgttctccagtcgtcgcccctgttcaacgctcagtgcaatggcgttggtcccgccatcagtttcgtcgccaacggcaaccagcataatatggggtactatttggcggatgggatatacccaaactggcccgtctttgtgaagtcaatcaagcatccgctcggacaaaataagacatactttgcgagccgtcaggaagcagcgcgcaaggatgtggagcgggcatttggtgtgctccagagtcggtggcggttgtgaagggtcctgcacggcagtggtatattcccaacatcggcgatatcatgtacgcatgtatcataatgcacaacatgattgtcgaaaatgaagctgcggaactgactcagtggaccaacgaagatgatacgggtgcaggtccaagtcacggcgtggccaccgcgaatgtgaatatgggggtacctcatggagaggtcgcgcggctgcgtgcatttgccgacatgcggcaaacagatgcccatgttcgacttcagcaggatatcatcgaagaggtttggactcgaaggggttgacgtgataatgtatgaagtttttttttattagtatgcaatttttttttcgaatcatgtatgttttttccaatgaagttgttaatttttccgataaagttgttaatttttcccgtaatTTTTTCGAATAATGTAtgaggtttggactcggaggggttgacgtcaaattttatttccgtaaatgtaaattgttttatttgtaaatgtatgatttttttttattgcgggatgtcctagtgggaagggcggacataggaggggatgtcctagtgacgtggcagtgggatgggaagtcctagtgacgtggcaggaggtgtttttgggatgtcctagtggatgtcctagtgggatgtccgcccactggagatgctctaaggcaTCCGCAATGCTGCGGATGTCCCTCCGCCCTttccgacggacttcccaaaaatcaCTCCTGCCACGTCACAAGGGCCTCctactgcactgccacgtcataaggacatctcactgcacaatggcggacatccccaaggacttcctgcgacttcccgcaataaaaaaaattcacaaattcacaaatatgcaatttacggaattaaaagttcgacacgaatacggagaaaatgcaacaatttcattaaaaacaaaaaaaaacatacataatcatctaaaaaaatgcataattttgAAACAAGAAAAATACAACCCCTAGCTTCGACAAATGCGAcccccgcctcactcctcgtcgtccccgtCGCCAGTGCAACGAGCAGTATATAtagatttataaataaaaaaaattaaaattaaaaaatgggaAGTCCGCACAGGACGTCCGCACGTcgccgcaatggcggacgtcggcACGGACGTCCCGCGACGACCGCGCCCCTCCCGTGCCCGCAAGCCACGGGCGTGTCCGCCCCTCTCCGCCCCAATGTTGGACGTCCCGCGCGCCCTTCCCTGAAGCCTCTCCGACGTCCGCTGGGAAGGGCggcattgcggatgctctaagggcatccgcagtggtgcggatgtcccgacggacatcccaaaaacacctcctgtcacgtcagaaggacttcccactgcacagtggcggacatccccaaggacatcctgacggacttcccacaataataaaaattcacaaattcaccaaattaaacaatttacggaattaaaattttggcacaaatacggagaaaatgcaaccactttattaaaaaagttacataattattaaaaaaacatacataatttcttaaaaaaatacatagttcaacGAGCCATATATATTGTTGGTAATTTTAGtataattggattaacttgattgatcaatattgtcataatgagacatcatataAGTTTGAAAGTACGGAGTGCACGtttgtttgaattcattatgattagacggggttcgggggcagcgcccccgagtagcAGGGTCCAAAGGGCAgcttggaaattttttatttccattaaagttgctGTGTAGAAAATTCATCCGAAAATATAATTTCTAATAGTCGTATGACTGATTTACAATATTCGAAACTCCTTAAAAATCTCCCTaacatatatagagttttttaaaaaaataaaataaaaaatcgggacgtccgtgcgAACGTCCGTGTGTCaacgcaatgacggacgtccgcacggacgtcccgggaacgcagcggaactccggtgtctaCAGCGGACGTCCATATCCGCGTCACCTTTGCACAGTGGCAGACGTCCtgggcggacgtccggcacgccggtcggacgcCATTGCGCATGCTCTAAGGATTTGAAtggaaaaaaacaaaacaattcgcatttccataaaaaggactaaaacaaatgaaaatttgaaatagttAAGAGACCTGCACTGCACAACAAAGGATATGGCAACATGACAACCATAAGTTCAAACTCCAATTTTTCAACATTATCCAATATATATCCATATCGTGAACTTCGTACACAAAAAATTGCCTAAAAAACAGaagaaaatcagaaaaaaaaaaacaagaaatgcTCCTCCACATTCATATCCCACCCACACTAGACACTACCACTCTGGCAGGTCaacaaccgccgccggccaccGCCATCTCGGCCACAATCCGGGTGGTTCAATGGTCTACTCTAGGGGAAAAAATAGTTTATGTTTGTGAGTAATTAGACTGAAAATGTTGTCACCATCTCAGTTAATTAGATCTCTACACTACATCAATGCATTGCATTATTTGTAACAGCATAAAGTGGAGATATTGATGAAATGAAACACAGTATTCATGTAAAGTGGATTTTGTAATAACATAAAGCAGATATCCAGTTTTATACAGGTGATAATTTACATACAAAAACTCTTTTCAGCCTGCCAAATAAAACAATGTTAGGCAAATAAAATATGCTCAAAATCAATCAATAAATCCAAGTAAGTGATAAATTAGCATATTCAAATTTTGAAGGAAATGTGGGGAAGGAGAAGATATTACTATATCTTCTGCACATGATAATACAATCTTTTTGTTTAAGGGAATGGGAGAATGACAAAAACAATCACACATCTTGAAGCAAACTGAAAATCGAAACATGGTGTTTTCTGCATTTCAATGTCATATTCTAATTCAGATAGTATGATTGAAGTTATGGGACTTCCATGTTCAATCAATTCCTATGGATTAGATAAAAAACGATGATTTGAATTAAATTGCACTCCAGATTTCAGTGACAGAGTTACTCAATTACAACAATTTCTTACCTAAGACTCCACCAATTGATTCAAGCTGGGCTTTTTCGATTACAAAATTCTACTCCATGTTTCTATACACAAATTTCCACTAACCAGTTCCATACAACGATACTTAAACGAATTCAATTAGGGAAAAAAACAGGGTTAAAAAACAGAAATTGGAATACTCACGGAAGCACATCCCATCTCAATTAATCTCCTTGGCGTTTTGAAAGAAAGCGGCGGAGCATAGAATTGAAGCGATGAAAGCGAATAATCCCATCCCGATCATCAGGGAAATACCCGCTACCACGAAATCCAAGACGAATTGCACGCTCAATCCCATCAGCACCATCGCCATTTCTTTCCCTCCCTCTTTCATTGTTC from Salvia splendens isolate huo1 chromosome 4, SspV2, whole genome shotgun sequence encodes the following:
- the LOC121799423 gene encoding protein SOB FIVE-LIKE 1-like, whose translation is MNPSKFPQGSSSNESGWTAYIGSPHDDGDDDQEHSKGGEEHKEKDADSDDSMASDASSAPSDQFGHYNKHLGYGYGKGTSERKHGGKKEQKQGDMKQHAEKIKAAKGNADCATRSRKK